A genomic segment from Lolium perenne isolate Kyuss_39 unplaced genomic scaffold, Kyuss_2.0 unplaced50, whole genome shotgun sequence encodes:
- the LOC139834519 gene encoding uncharacterized protein, with amino-acid sequence MVVAEAPAWLLEEINKWMRAFFWACKDEVQGGQCLVAWKTICKPKKFGGLGVKDLRRTDRARPWQGLPGLKDPEAEEVFQSLAHFKVGDGLSTYFWKDRWISGFTAAELAPEVVARVPTRRKNERLVGEALPEDGWIDDMSREMTEELWRECLILWEAVETVMRDAVSPDHISWKGVESGRCGAESYTVRAYSLRTQDPQATYRDGGRRPASNDT; translated from the exons ATGGTGGTCGCAGAGGCCCCTGCATGGTTGCTGGAGGAGATAAACAAATGGATGAGAGCTTTTTTCTGGGCATGCAAGGATGAGGTCCAAGGAGGGCAGTGCCTAGTGGCGTGGAAAACCATTTGCAAACCAAAGAAGTTTGGCGGGCTAGGAGTGAAGGATCTGAG ACGTACGGACAGGGCAAGGCCGTGGCAGGGCTTGCCAGGGCTGAAGGACCCAGAGGCGGAGGAGGTGTTCCAGAGCCTGGCACACTTCAAAGTGGGCGACGGGCTCTCAACCTACTTCTGGAAGGATAGATGGATTAGTGGTTTTACCGCGGCGGAGTTGGCACCGGAAGTCGTTGCGAGGGTCCCAACAAGGAGAAAAAATGAGCGGCTGGTAGGAGAGGCACTACCGGAGGACGGATGGATAGACGACATGTCGAGAGAGATGACAGAGGAGCTCTGGAGGGAATGCCTGATACTTTGGGAGGCAGTGGAAACAGTGATGAGAGATGCAGTGAGCCCGGACCACATTTCCTGGAAAGGGGTGGAATCCGGAAG GTGTGGTGCAGAGTCTTACACAGTGCGAGCTTACAGCTTACGGACCCAGGATCCACAGGCAACCTACAGAGATGGTGGACGGAGGCCTGCAAGCAATGACACGTGA